The Mesoterricola silvestris sequence TGGCCGCCCCGGGCCGGCTCGAAGCCCCCCTCCAGCTCCTGCCCGTGCGCGCCGAAGGCCCCCTCGCGGAGCGCTGGGGGGGCGGCGAGGTGGAAGGCGTGGCGGCCACGGAGACCACCCTGGCCACCGCCGGGGCCGCGGGCCTCCGGGACGAGGGCGGGGAGATCGCCTCGGCCCTTCCCACCCTGCGCGTGGCCTGCGTCGCCCTGTGGCGGGGGCGCCTCGTGGCGGGGCTGGAGGCCGGGGGACTCTACCTGCGGGACGGCGCCGGGTGGCAGGAACTGGTGGCGGGCTTCGGGCCGCTGCACGTGCGGGCCCTGGCGGAGACGCCCGGGGGCGAGCTGCTCATCGGGGCCCGGGAGGGCCTCTTCCGGGCCGCCTGGGGGGCCCGCACCCTGCGCAAGCTGGACGGACATTCCGTGCGGGCCGTGGCCCTGGGCCCCGGGGGCCTGATGCTGGCGGGGGGCGAGGAGGGCCTGCGCCGCGTCGAACCGGCCCGGGCCACCCTCCTGCCCACGCCGGATCCCTGGATCGAGTGGGTGGGCTGCCCGGGCCAGGACGTGGCCGTGGTCACCCCCCTGGGCCTGGCCCGGGGGCCCCTGGGCGGCGCCCTCGCGGCCGTGCCCGGGGGGGAGGACGCCACCTCGGCGGCGGTGGCGGGGGAGGAGGTGCTCGCCGCGGGCGGGGGGCGGCTGCTGCGCTTCGGCCCGGGGCGCACCCGGGAGGACTTCCTGCCCGCGCTGCCCCGCAAGGTGCTGGCCGCCTCGGGCCTGGTGTTCGCGGACACGGACGCCGGGCTCTACCGCCGCACCCGGGAGGGGTGGGTCCTGGCCCGGCCGCGGCCCGCGGCCCTGCCGCCGGGCTCCGCCCACGTGGGGGCCCTGGCCTGGCTCGGGCCCCGGCTGGTGGCGGGGATCTTCAACGGGGGGCTGGCGGTGGGCGAGGCCCGGGGGGCGGAGTTCGCCTGGACCGCGGTGCCCGGGTCCCGCTCCTGGGGCGTCAACGCCCTGCTTCCCGTGGGCGGCGCCCTGCAGGTGGCGAGCCTGAGGGGCTCGGCCCGCTACGACGGCAGGACCCTCTCGGAGGCCGGCCCCGAAGGCGCCGCCTTCTCCCTGGCGGCCACCCGGGACGGGGTGGCGGTGGGCCTGGGCCAGGGGGTGCTCCTGCCCGGATCCCGGCTCCTGTCGGCCTTCCACGGCCTTCCCGGGAACCAGGCCCTGGCGCTGGCCTCGGGGGACGCCCTGTTCGTGGGCACCCCCACGGGACTGGGCGCGGTGGTGGGGAACCGCGTGGCCTGGCGCGTCACGGCCGGGGAAGGCCGGCTCCCCCACCCCTGGATCACCGCCCTGGCCCTGCACCGGGGGGACCTCTTCATCGGCACCTACGGCGGCGGCGTGGCCCGGCGCACCGCGCCCGCGGACCAGCCCCGGGCCCTGGGCACCTTCCAGGCCTTCCCCGAGACCGCGGCCCTCAAGGTGAACACCGGCTGCCTCGCCGAGGCCGCGGGCCGGCTCTACCTGGGCACCGACGGCGGGGGCCTCTGGCGCCTCGCCCCGGACGGAGCCCGCTTCGAACGCCTGCGGATCCACCTGCCCTCCCCCCGCGTCACCGCGATCCTCGAAGGCGCCGGCGCCCTCTTCGTGGGCACCGACGAGGGGCTCGCGCGCATTCCCCTGCCCATCCCAGACGAAGGAACCTGACATGCTCAGCCGATTCCGGGCCCTGCTCCTCCCCGTCCTCGCCATCCTGCCCCTGCGGGCCCAGGCGGGCCTCCTGGTGCCCACCAGCTCCGGCCGGCCCGATCCCAAGGTCCTCTCCCTGCGGGAGATGACCGTGGACATGGCCATCGCCCGGGGCTACGCCCGGGTCAACGTGCGCCAGGTCTTCGAGAACCACACCGCCGCCGTGCAGGAGGGCACGTACCGCTTCGCCCTGCCGGCCTCGGCGGCGGTGGGGGACTTCGCGGTGTGGGACGGCCTGGTGCGCATCCCCGGGGTCATCCTGGAAAAGAAGCGGGCCCGGTCCATCTACCAGGAGCTCACCCGCCAGCGCATCGATCCGGGCCTCCTGCAGCAGGGGGAGGAGGAGGACCGGGAGGCCGGCGAAGGCGCCCCGGCTTCGCGTCCCTCCGGGGCCTCGCTCTTTTCGGTGACGGTGGCCCCCATCCCGCCCATGGCCACCAAGCGCCTGGAGATCCAGTTCCAGCAGGAGGTCCCCCTCATCGGCGGCAGGGGCGAATTCCGCCTGGTGCTGCGTCCCCCCGACGCCGAGCCCACGGTGGCGGAGACCTTCACCGTCCGGGTCAAGCTGGAGGACGGCGCCTTCGAGGCCATGCCCTCCGGACTGCCCCTCACGGCCACGGCCGAAGGCGCCGGCTTCACGGGCACCCACGTGCGCCTGGACAAGGACCTGGCCCTGCGCTTCCGGCCCCGGGCCTCAGAGCCCCTGCGCCTCACCGCCTTCCGCAACCCCGAGGGCGCCCTGCCCGAGGGCCTCGCCCTGGCCCCCTGGGAGCGGCCCTCCGAGATCCCGCCCGAGAAGGACGGCTTCTTCCTCCTGGAGGCCCTGCCCGGAGGCGGCGCGGCCCCGGCGGAAACGCCCGCCGCGGCCCCCGGGGGCCAGTCCCTGGCCATCCTCTTCGACACCTCCCTGGGCCACCGCTGGGGCGGCCTGGAGCTGGCCTACGGCCACCTGGTGCGGGTCCTGCGGAGCCTGGGCCGGGAGGACCGCTTCGCCCTCATCCCCTTCGACCACACCCCGGGCGCCGGCGCGCTGCAGCCCGTCACCCCCCAGGCCATCGAAGCCCAGCTCACCCAGCTGCGCAACCGCCCCCTGGGCCCCGGGGCCGACCTGGCCCTGGCCCTGGCCGCGGCCCGCAAGGCCCTGGGCGACCACGGCCGGATCCTCCTGCTCACCAGCGGCCAGGGGCTGCTCCGCTCCAAGGCCCTCAAGGCCGCGGCGGGGCCCGTGCCGCTCTTCACCGCGGTGACCGTGGGCGAGGCCGGCGAGGCCCTGGCCGCGGCCTCGGCCCAGGTGCTCTCCCCCACGGCCACGGAGATCGAGGGGGATCTCTTCTTCCGCCAGGTGCTGGGCCCCGGCACCGCCGCCAAGGCCCGGCGCGCCGCGGGCGACGTGCCCTTCACCGCCGCCGGCGGGGAGCCGAAGCTGCGCGACATCTACCCCGTCCTGGTGCAGCCCCTGGCGGCCGGAAGCCTCTCGGGGTGGATCGGGCGCTACGGCGCCCCCGCCGAGAAGGTGCGCTTCGAATGGGCCTCGCCCCTCTTCCCCGGCGGCAGGGCGTCCCTGGACGCGGCCCTGCCCGCCAAGGCCCTGGAGGCGCGGGACCTGCCCCGGCGCTGGGCCCGGGCGCGGGTGGACGATCTGCTGCGGCGCATCGAGGCCGAGGGGGAGCGCCGGGAGTGGGTGGACGAGATCATCGCCCTGAGCAAGCGCTACAAGTTCATCACCCCCTACACGGCCTTCCTGGCCGCGCCCCGGTCCCTGCTGCGGCCCCGGCGCATCCAGCCCGGCGATCCCGTGCTGCGGGTGGAATGCGATCCCGGGACCCAATCGGCCACGGCCCTCTTCCCCTTCGGGCTGAGGCTGGACCTGGTGCGCCGGCCCGGGGGCAACGTGTGGGAGGGCCGCTTCCTGGTGCCCGAGGGCCTCAAGGACGGCCGCCACCCGGTGCGCATCCTCATGCGCGACGCCAGCGGGGCGCGGATCTCGGAAACCAAGCACTTCGTCCTGGACGGCAAGGCCCCCGACATCCACCCGGCCCTGCCGGCCTCGTGCCGGCCCGGCGAGGCGGTGCGCATCGCCGCCGCCGCGGACGACGACGTGGTGTTCCTCAGCGCCCGGGTGGGGGACGCCCCGCCCATCCCGCTGCGGTGGGATCCCGCCGAACGCCGCTGCGTGGGCCTGACGACCGTGCCCTACGGCGTCCAGGGCCCCGTGGAGGTGGTGTTCGAGGCGGTGGACGCAGCCAAGAACCGGGGCTTCGCCCGGGCGACTCTGGAGGTGAGGCCGTGAGGAGCAAGCGCGCGTTCGCCTGGATCCTTCCCCTGGCGGCGGTCGGGTTCGCCGCCTCCGTGATCCCCTGGGAGAGCATGACGGAGGGCGACTGGATCTACGCCCTGGCCACCCGGTTCGCCACGGTGGACGGCCACCGGGTCCACTACCCCACCCCCACCGCCGAACTGGCCCGCCTCCTGGAGGGCCGCGGCGATCCCGGGGCCCTGCGCCACCTGGCCGAGGCCCGCCTGTCCCTGGGCGACCGCAAGGGCGCCCTGGAGGCCATGGAGCGCTGGGCCCAGGCCTCGGGCCCCGCGGCCTGGGCGGAGACGGCCCGCTGGGAGGCGGCCCATTCGGAGCCCGCCGCGGCCTTCAAGGCCGCCGAACGGGCCCTGCCGGGCCTGGATCCGGAGGAGCTGCGCGCGCTCTGCGACGAGCGGGTGGAATGGGCCCAGGCCCACCCGGACCTGGCCGACGCCATCGCCCTGCGCAGGGCCAAGGCCGAACGCTTCCCCGACGACGCGGAGGCCCTGGAGGCCTGGCTGCGGGCCCTGGAGAAGGCCGGGCGGCTGGACGAGGCCGACCAGGGGCTGGCGGCCTCCCACGCCCTGCCCCCGGAGCGGCGGCTCCTGGTGCGCTCGGACCTCAAGGCCGACCACGGCGACGCCCGCGGCGCCTTCCTGATCCTGGACGGCGCGGTGACGCAGCCCTGGAGCTCCACCTTCGAACGGGCCTACGCACGGCGGGTGGACCAGGCCGCGGGCACCGCCCCCGGCGCCTGGCGGGCCACCCTGGAGACCCGCTTC is a genomic window containing:
- a CDS encoding VIT domain-containing protein codes for the protein MLSRFRALLLPVLAILPLRAQAGLLVPTSSGRPDPKVLSLREMTVDMAIARGYARVNVRQVFENHTAAVQEGTYRFALPASAAVGDFAVWDGLVRIPGVILEKKRARSIYQELTRQRIDPGLLQQGEEEDREAGEGAPASRPSGASLFSVTVAPIPPMATKRLEIQFQQEVPLIGGRGEFRLVLRPPDAEPTVAETFTVRVKLEDGAFEAMPSGLPLTATAEGAGFTGTHVRLDKDLALRFRPRASEPLRLTAFRNPEGALPEGLALAPWERPSEIPPEKDGFFLLEALPGGGAAPAETPAAAPGGQSLAILFDTSLGHRWGGLELAYGHLVRVLRSLGREDRFALIPFDHTPGAGALQPVTPQAIEAQLTQLRNRPLGPGADLALALAAARKALGDHGRILLLTSGQGLLRSKALKAAAGPVPLFTAVTVGEAGEALAAASAQVLSPTATEIEGDLFFRQVLGPGTAAKARRAAGDVPFTAAGGEPKLRDIYPVLVQPLAAGSLSGWIGRYGAPAEKVRFEWASPLFPGGRASLDAALPAKALEARDLPRRWARARVDDLLRRIEAEGERREWVDEIIALSKRYKFITPYTAFLAAPRSLLRPRRIQPGDPVLRVECDPGTQSATALFPFGLRLDLVRRPGGNVWEGRFLVPEGLKDGRHPVRILMRDASGARISETKHFVLDGKAPDIHPALPASCRPGEAVRIAAAADDDVVFLSARVGDAPPIPLRWDPAERRCVGLTTVPYGVQGPVEVVFEAVDAAKNRGFARATLEVRP